One Armatimonadota bacterium genomic window, ACAAATGCGGGGGCCCCGCTTGACAGTGACCCGGAAGCCGTGTTGTTCGACAAGCTGGACACGGAAGCCGTCCTCAGCGCCCTCGACGGGTTGCCGGACGAATTCCGCGACGTGAGCGCGCTTTATTTCACCGCCGACATGAGTTACGAAGACATCGCCGAATCATTGGGGATCCCAGTGGGGACAGTGCGGAGCCGGTTGCATCGGGGCCGCAAACTCCTCCAGGAGTCCCTGTGGGACGTGGCCCAATCGCGGGGGCTCGCCAGGGGGCCGGCCGGTGCCTGAGATGGACTGCCAAGACGTCATCAAGCGGATGGGCTCCTATCTCGACCGGGAGCTCGACGAACGCGAAGTCGCCGCGGTGAGGGCCCACTTGGGGCATTGCGCTTGGTGTGAAGGCGCCTTTCGGTGGGAAGGGTCGATCCTCCGGCTTGTCAAGGAATCTGCCCATGCCGAAGCACCAAAGGGGTTGCTGGGCAAACTGATGCAAAATTGCGACCAGGAATAATTGCCAGGTCATTTCAGGCCGGATTCTGAGTATTCTCCACCTATCTGCGCCGCACATGGCTGCGCGATGACTTTAGGAGAAACATGAAACGCAGTCTGCTGTTTGCGCTTGCCGCTTTTGCGGCCCTGCCGCCCGTTGCCCAGGCCATTGTGTGGCGGCACGACATCCCGGAGAGCGATGTGCTCAATTACGGCAACACCACCCGGCTCCAAGGGGTCGGCAAGGTCAACCTTCCCGGTTGGTTCGGCACGGGCCAATTTTTGGGGATCGGGACAGGTGGACAGGCGTGGGGGATCAGCGCCAAACACGTGATTACCACGGGGCAGACCGGCACGTTCACGTTTGAAGATGGTGGGAGCTACTCGATCACACAGGCGATCGGGTTTGCCGGCACGGACATTGCCGTTTTCAAAATTGCAGGTTGGAATCGTAACGTCTTTGCGCCGACGTTGCACGACGACGGCGTTTACACGGTGGGGACCAACTTCGATTCGGCCGGGTTCGGCGGGCACGGCGCCCAAGGCACCCTCGGTGGCAACTGGCTCTACGACAACAAACGGCGGGGGATGCAAACCAAACTCACCACCACCCGCACCGCATCGTTCAACGGTGAAAACCAATTCCAATTGATCGACACGTTCGACGCCCCCGGATCGGCAAACGTCCGCCCGGTCGAAGGCTTTGGCGCATCGGGGGATAGCGGATCCATGTTGCTTGACGACAGCGGCAAGATCTGGGGCGTCTTGAGCGGCGGCCAATTCGAAACTTACGGCAACATCAACTACTACGCGGCCATCACCCCGCAAATCGCCCAGCAAATCGTTCAAACAACCGGCGTTCCTGAACCCGGCACCATGATCCTGTTGGCCGGTTTGGCCGCCGTTGCAGCACGCCGGCGCAAGTGAGCTGACCCAAAGCGCGGACATCCTGAGCTGCTCGCCCGTTCAGGATGTTCCTCTTTTGGGCCCGCCGGCGGGGTGCCCTCCTCCCGGCTTACCGGGCAATTTGTATCGCCCTGGAGATCCGCCGGGGTATCCTCCCGGCCTGGCCTGCGCGATTAGCTCAGTGGTAGAGCACTTCGTTCACACCGAAGGGGTCACAGGTTCAAATCCTGTATCGCGCACCATTCTCCCCGTTACGGTTTTTCAACCCGAATCGGCACGTTGGCTACAGCGGCACCGCCATGGTCGTCGTACACATAGGCAAAGATCCGGAACGCTCCGCCTTCGGGCGGCATCTTGAACTTCGCTGATTTCAGATTGCCGGAAACCAAGGCCCCCGGATGCTTTGGCGGTACTTTTTCATCTCGGCCCGCGGTTAGGTATTCCTCCGTCTCCCCAACCAGCACCCAGTTCACAAGCAGAATGTCGCGTTCAGGGTCAGAGGATTCTAGCGTTGCGGTCACGACCTGGCCCGGCTTGAGCCCGTCGGTTTGGGAAACGGACAACGATCCGATCTCTGGGCAAAGGTTGTCGGGTTTTTTGCCTGTCCACATTTCGGTCATCACGTCCACGGCCCCCGTCCGGGTTCCATCGGGCAGGAGCATCCCGAACCATGTCGAGGTGCCCTCTTGCTTGTTCCCCCACAAAAACGCGAACGAGCCCAGGCATTGGCCAGGGTTGCCCGATACCGAAGTCCGATACGCTTGCCGATAGGTGGCGGCTTTTTCCGTCGAAGTCGGTTCGATGGGGGCCTGCCATGCCGTCTTGTTCACTTCCCACGTCCCCATCGGTCCGAATTCGGTGAGCAGATAGGGCTTGTTGCCGCCGGCATCTTTGTACCGCTTGGGGATCGACAGGGCGCCGCCATAGCTGTTGATCCCGTGAATGTCGATGTCGGGGCAATACTTGTTAATTCCGGGGATCCGGCCCGCCCCGATGTCGGCGGTCACCGTCATGGTGGGGTGGTTCGGGTCAATCTCCTTGGCGGCCTTGGCAATGTCGTTGATGGCTTTCCACAGCGCCGGGTCGTCGGCATTGCCATACGCTTCCATTTCGTTCCCAAAGGCCCACATGAGCAGAGCTGGATGATCCTTGAACTTGCGGACGACGGCAACAGCTTCGTCAAACTGCTTTTTGACCTTGGTCGGGTCATGGTAATCGAACCCGTCCGAATGCTGCAGCCAGATTCCCGCACACACCATGAGCCCGTGTTTTTGGGCTTCGTCCAAATCGTGTTGGAGGTTTTCCGCCCCCCAGGTCCGGAAAGTGTTGGCTCCGCTCTTGGCCAGCAAATCCAAATGCGATCCTCCACCGACCCCCTTGACGAAATAGGGCTTGCCGTCAACTGTCATCGAATAGCCATCAGCAGATCGGGTGACCTGGACGTGGCGGGGGGCGGCGGCAACGGCTAGAGCGAAGGCAGCGGTCAAAGTCGTCAACATCGGTAATCTCCGAAACGTTTCGGAGCATATGATACGACAAATCTGGCGTCCGGACAAGCGAATATGCCGTGAAAAATGAAATCTGAGCGGGCTTTTCAAGTTCAAACACCAGGTTCTTGAGAAAAAACTAAAAATATTCTTGCAACGACGGACATCCCTCTGTATAATGCGACCATCTTCAACGTTGAGAAACGTTTCGGAAGAAGGCCATGGCCGCCACCATCAAGGACATTGCGAGAACGCTCAATATCTCAGTCAGTACGGTGAGTTACGCTCTCAACGGTGGGCCTCGGTCGGTTCCCGAAGAGGTCAAAGAACGCATTTTCCGCGTGGCCAGGGAGCTCAATTACCGTCCAAACCGCTTGGCTAAGTCGATGGTCACCGGCCGTAGCGACACCATCGGCGTCGTCCCCCCGCACTTTGCCGAAAACGTTTTCCTCAGCCCCTATCTCCACATCGCCCTTAACGGCATTGCCAACCAGTGCGGAATCCAAGGCCAAGACGTGTTGCTTTTCACCCGCTACAGCGAAACCGAGCGTGAGGAAATGGTCTCTCTGCTTGTGGATGGCCGGGTGGATGGCGTGGTTTTCATTGCGCCCCACTTCAACCACAAAACAGTGGAGCTGGCAACCAGTCTGCACATGCCGTGCGTCACCGTTTCGGGGACTTCAGTGCCAGGAACGTGCAGTTTTGCATCGGACAGCCGCCTTGGCATCCGTCAGGCGATGCAACACCTTTTTGACCTCGGGCACCGCAAAATCGCCCATGTTGCGGGCCGGCTCGATATGCCCGACGCGGTGGAACGTTTGCAGGCCTACCAAGGATTCCTCCTTGACAACGGCCTTGAATACCGCGAGGATTGGGTGGCCATGGGCCAATTCGTGATCGATGGGGGCCGGCGCGCCCTCCACCAATTCCTGCAACTCAAGGATCGCCCGACGGCAATTGTTTGCGCCAATGACGAAATGGCCATCGGTGTCCTCGTAGAAGCCCTCAACAGCGGGATAAAGATCCCCCACGAGGTCAGCGTCGTCGGATTCGACGACAGCCCGCGAAGTGCCCAGGTTTATCCCGCTTTGACCACCATTCGGCAACCCATCGGAGAGATGGGGGCCGCCGCCGCCATTGCCCTCCACGACCTGATCGAAGGTCGGGAGCCCGACCCGGAAAATCTTTTCCCAACCGAACTCGTCGTCCGAGATTCAACCGCCCGTCCAAGGGAGGACAAACCATGACTCATCGAAGAACCAATGCCTTTACATTGATCGAACTGCTTGTCGTGATCGCGATCATCGCCATCCTGGCAGCCATCCTGTTCCCCGTGTTCGCCCAAGCCAAATCGGCTGCCAAGAACACCAAGACCGTCAGCAACCTCAAGCAAGTGGGCACCGCTCAACAGCTTTATCTGGCTGACTACGACGACACCTACCAACAAGCCGGGACCATGAACGGCAATGGCGCAAGCTGGGCAACCGGGGCTTGCAATCCTAGCATCGGATGCCCGAGCTGGGATAGCCTCTTGATGCCTTACATGAAGTCGTTTGAATTGTTCACCAGCGACTTTGACCTCGCCCCCCGGACTTTTTCGCCCTGGGGCGACCAAAAGCGCAGCTTCCGCGTGGCGGCCAACGTCATCCGCGGATGGGCCGGGGTCAACACATGGGATGGCCAAGACTATGGCTGGCAAACGATCAGCCAAACGGCTATTCCGGCGGTCGGGAGCACCGTTGTCATCACCGAGCAAAGGAATGCCCAATCGGCAAACTGCACCTGGTGGGTTGGCGCGGCGTTTTGGGAGTGCGGCGTTTGGGATGCCCGCAGCGCCAACACCCTTTCCAACGACGACCCCGTTGCCTATGGCGCGCTGACCGGCTTGGCCAAGTACGCAAGCGGAATCGACTTTAGCCGGGCCAATCGGGCCAACTATGGCTTTGCCGATACGCACGTCCGCAGCCTCGGCAAGGGCTACATCCTCCCTGGTTATGAGCAAAGGAAGGGTGCCGGCCAGCCGATCGACACCACTCTGAAAGGCGTTTGCCTTGATGCCGACCCGTTCCGCATCACGCCCGCAACAGACTGCAAACTCCCCGAACAATAAGCACGTGACCATTTCGGGGTGTGTCCGGGACGAATGCCACCGGACACACCCCGGTTTTCCGAGAACGAGATGAAAAAGCAACTCCCCCTTCCGGCTGTCATTGCCGCCATCGTCGTCGCTGCCGGAATCGGCATCTTCTTCTTGATACAATCCGGTCAATCAGGCCCCGAATTCAAGCCGGCACCTCCAACCGGAAAAACGCCGGACTATGTCCTGCAACAGATGTCCCCGGAACAACAATCGAAGATCAAAGAGGCCGAAGCAAAGGCGGGGATCACTGACGACAAACTCGAAGCGCAAAAGGCCGCCCAACCCGGCGGCAATCCCTACGGCCAAAAATAGGGATCAATCCAGTTATCGGGGGGTGCGCTGCGGCGCCCCGCCATAACAGTTCTACTCGCCCTTCCTGCCTGACCAGGGTTTCCAGACGGGTATTGGGCTGTGACCGGCAAAAGTTCAGCCCAAATGAGCGATGGCAAACGCCTCGACTTCGCCGTCGATGCCCTTGAGTTGGAACCGGCCTAAGGATTCAATGGGCTCCGATTCTTTGAGCACCCGGGCCGAGATCGGCCCGATGACAATCGCGCGGCCCACGTCGCCCGCCAAGGTTTGGAGGCGCTTGGCCATGTTGACCGTTGTGCCCGATGAGCTCCAAACCCGGCGACCCGCTTCGGACAAGTATCCCCCCGAAACCGGCCCGGATTCAAAGCCAAATGTGACTTCGAACCCCCCGGGCTCCATCTCGACCAATATGCGCTGGCAAGCTTCCAGGCAGCCAGGGGCCGAAGTGACCGCACCAGCAGGGAAGACGGCGATAAAGCCGTCGCCGGTCGTTCTTTCGATTTCCCCACCCTTGCGTCGGATGTGTTTTTCGCACAGGTCGAGCCAAGCGATGTATCGGCGCTGGTATTCAACGGCCCCGATTTTTTGCACCCATCCGGTGGAATCAGTGAAGTCGCTGAAGAGCACGGTTGCCTCAGTGAGCTCTCCAGCCAGGCGGGGATCGTGGCGCGGGGCCCGCAGGGCCCGCAAGCCCAATGCGCCAGCCACGGAAAGGGCGACGCCGAGGAATGGCCAAACAGTGGCGAGGATCAATCGGAATTGAGTCGCCGCCACCCAGGGCACGCCGGCCCCAAAGGCAAAGGGCAGGGCCAGGGCCACAGCGATTAGCCAGCGGTTTCGGGCTCCAACAAGCCAAGCCGCGAGCCAGGATGCCCCCACGACAAAGACCTGGAAAAGGTCAAAGTCCATCCACCGGATCCGCTGGGAGGAGGGCACCAAAAGGGTGTTGACCATTTGCCCAACCACCGTTGAACCCTTGACCGGCCCGACGCTATGAACGTATCGGTCATCTTTGCCCTTGCGCACATCGCAAACAATGACGATCTTGTCGCGGAACTGGCCGGCGTCGCCCCGATCGAGGGCTTTGATCGCTTGCCGCAACGGCATGGAGGCAAGATTTTGGCCCCTTGGAGTCCATAGCAGCGGCAGTTCTCCGTTGGGCCCAAGCTGCGCATCCCACGAGCCGACGCTCAGCCGGTCTTGTTCCACCTTGAGGTCTGCCGGGTTCTGGCGGAGGTGCCTGAGAGCGGCCAGGAGTGCGGTGTGGAAATAGGTGCGCCCCGATTCGATGTCGACCTTTTTGGCCACCAGGCCGATGACTTCGCCGTCGGGTTCAAAGGGCAACGCCATGCCGATGTCGGCTTGGCCATCCAGTTCGAGGATCGCCGGAAGGCAAAGGAACGTATAGCCGTATTGGTCGGGCTCTGAAGGGTCTTCAAACGCATCGCCGTCTTGCGCCAAAAAAACGAACGAAGAATCCTTTGCCGCGACCCCCCGCCGCAGTGATGCCAGGAACTCGGGATCCGATTCGGGATTTTCGGACACAAAGAACAGATCGCTGACAATGACCGATGCCTTGGCTTTGGCTAGCGATTCGAAAAGCTGGCCGATGATCCTCCGATCCAAACTCTCATTGGGGCGGCTAGGGGAAAAAAACGCTCCGTCATCGTCGGTAATTTGAATGAGGAAGATATCTGGGTTCACCGGAAGTGGCTTGGCAGAAAACTGCAGGTTTGTGAGCGTTTCCCCTTCGAT contains:
- a CDS encoding sigma-70 family RNA polymerase sigma factor, translated to MNREQFETELGKILDGAFGYAVRLSNGDRNDAEDLLQDATVAAWRGKDTFQPGTHFKAWFFRILTNTLYRKAGKKQVETVPIDEGSFPYLFLEATNAGAPLDSDPEAVLFDKLDTEAVLSALDGLPDEFRDVSALYFTADMSYEDIAESLGIPVGTVRSRLHRGRKLLQESLWDVAQSRGLARGPAGA
- a CDS encoding zf-HC2 domain-containing protein produces the protein MPEMDCQDVIKRMGSYLDRELDEREVAAVRAHLGHCAWCEGAFRWEGSILRLVKESAHAEAPKGLLGKLMQNCDQE
- a CDS encoding PEP-CTERM sorting domain-containing protein, which translates into the protein MKRSLLFALAAFAALPPVAQAIVWRHDIPESDVLNYGNTTRLQGVGKVNLPGWFGTGQFLGIGTGGQAWGISAKHVITTGQTGTFTFEDGGSYSITQAIGFAGTDIAVFKIAGWNRNVFAPTLHDDGVYTVGTNFDSAGFGGHGAQGTLGGNWLYDNKRRGMQTKLTTTRTASFNGENQFQLIDTFDAPGSANVRPVEGFGASGDSGSMLLDDSGKIWGVLSGGQFETYGNINYYAAITPQIAQQIVQTTGVPEPGTMILLAGLAAVAARRRK
- a CDS encoding LacI family DNA-binding transcriptional regulator is translated as MAATIKDIARTLNISVSTVSYALNGGPRSVPEEVKERIFRVARELNYRPNRLAKSMVTGRSDTIGVVPPHFAENVFLSPYLHIALNGIANQCGIQGQDVLLFTRYSETEREEMVSLLVDGRVDGVVFIAPHFNHKTVELATSLHMPCVTVSGTSVPGTCSFASDSRLGIRQAMQHLFDLGHRKIAHVAGRLDMPDAVERLQAYQGFLLDNGLEYREDWVAMGQFVIDGGRRALHQFLQLKDRPTAIVCANDEMAIGVLVEALNSGIKIPHEVSVVGFDDSPRSAQVYPALTTIRQPIGEMGAAAAIALHDLIEGREPDPENLFPTELVVRDSTARPREDKP
- a CDS encoding prepilin-type N-terminal cleavage/methylation domain-containing protein, yielding MTHRRTNAFTLIELLVVIAIIAILAAILFPVFAQAKSAAKNTKTVSNLKQVGTAQQLYLADYDDTYQQAGTMNGNGASWATGACNPSIGCPSWDSLLMPYMKSFELFTSDFDLAPRTFSPWGDQKRSFRVAANVIRGWAGVNTWDGQDYGWQTISQTAIPAVGSTVVITEQRNAQSANCTWWVGAAFWECGVWDARSANTLSNDDPVAYGALTGLAKYASGIDFSRANRANYGFADTHVRSLGKGYILPGYEQRKGAGQPIDTTLKGVCLDADPFRITPATDCKLPEQ
- a CDS encoding adenylate/guanylate cyclase domain-containing protein → MKQFPIRRYQWAFASLAVALAGSFFAKWLVEQNPFFNRIEGETLTNLQFSAKPLPVNPDIFLIQITDDDGAFFSPSRPNESLDRRIIGQLFESLAKAKASVIVSDLFFVSENPESDPEFLASLRRGVAAKDSSFVFLAQDGDAFEDPSEPDQYGYTFLCLPAILELDGQADIGMALPFEPDGEVIGLVAKKVDIESGRTYFHTALLAALRHLRQNPADLKVEQDRLSVGSWDAQLGPNGELPLLWTPRGQNLASMPLRQAIKALDRGDAGQFRDKIVIVCDVRKGKDDRYVHSVGPVKGSTVVGQMVNTLLVPSSQRIRWMDFDLFQVFVVGASWLAAWLVGARNRWLIAVALALPFAFGAGVPWVAATQFRLILATVWPFLGVALSVAGALGLRALRAPRHDPRLAGELTEATVLFSDFTDSTGWVQKIGAVEYQRRYIAWLDLCEKHIRRKGGEIERTTGDGFIAVFPAGAVTSAPGCLEACQRILVEMEPGGFEVTFGFESGPVSGGYLSEAGRRVWSSSGTTVNMAKRLQTLAGDVGRAIVIGPISARVLKESEPIESLGRFQLKGIDGEVEAFAIAHLG